A region of Photobacterium sanguinicancri DNA encodes the following proteins:
- the infB gene encoding translation initiation factor IF-2, with the protein MSEVTVKALAEEIGTPIDRLLQQFADAGISKKAEDSVNQNEKQDLLSHLKKEHGGSGEDAAPNRLTLQRKTRSTLSVSGTGGKNKNVQVEVRKKRTFVKRSALEEEQRVAEEAANRESEDAVKQQADEQAQRQAEEQAKRDAEEKAKRDAEETRLAEEKAKRKAEEEAAQETKGTVESDAEVKRKAEEKAKRAAADEQAKKEAESLQRRREEEAKRKAEEDSQRQLEEARKMAEQNEKNWSKPDQATANMEKSDYHVTTSTHARAAEDEADRKEEGGRRKKKKPAAKADDRNKGRGGRNQRGGRGGRGKPQVNAPTSMQQGFDKSATVAKSDVIIGETIVVSELANKMSVKATEIIKAMMKMGAMVTINQVIDQETAQLVAEEMGHKVILRKENELEEALMSDREETAEAVSRAPVVTIMGHVDHGKTSTLDYIRKAHVASGEAGGITQHIGAYHVETGNGMITFLDTPGHAAFTAMRARGAQATDIVVLVVAADDGVMPQTVEAIQHAKAAGVPLIVAVNKIDKEDANPDNVKNELAQYDVIPEEWGGENMFVHISAKQGTNIDGLLEAILLQSEILELTAVEEGMASGVVVESRLDKGRGPVATVLVQSGTLRRGDIVLCGLEHGRVRAMRDENGQDIDTAGPSIPVEILGLSGVPASGDEATVVRDERKAREVALYRQGKFRDVKLARQQKAKLENMFSNMTAGDVAELNVVLKADVQGSIEAIADSLMKLSTDEVKVNVVGSGVGGITETDAVLAAASNAIILGFNVRADVPARRMIENENLDLRYYSIIYQLIDEVKAAMGGMLAPEFRQEIIGLAEVRDVFKSPKIGAIAGCMVTEGTIKRNNPIRVLRDNVVIYEGELESLRRFKDDVAEVKNGYECGIGVKNYNDVRVGDQIEVFEIVEIQRTLD; encoded by the coding sequence ATGTCAGAGGTTACAGTTAAAGCATTAGCCGAAGAAATTGGTACGCCAATTGATCGACTGCTTCAACAGTTTGCCGACGCTGGTATCAGCAAGAAAGCTGAAGATAGTGTTAATCAAAACGAAAAACAGGATCTACTTTCGCACCTGAAAAAGGAACACGGCGGAAGTGGTGAAGATGCCGCTCCAAATCGCTTAACTTTACAGCGCAAGACTCGTAGCACACTCAGTGTGTCTGGTACGGGTGGAAAGAACAAAAATGTTCAGGTTGAGGTACGTAAAAAACGCACCTTTGTAAAACGTTCTGCTCTTGAAGAAGAGCAGCGTGTCGCTGAAGAAGCTGCAAACCGTGAATCGGAAGATGCAGTGAAGCAACAAGCTGACGAACAAGCCCAGCGCCAAGCAGAAGAGCAAGCAAAACGTGATGCTGAAGAAAAAGCAAAACGCGATGCTGAAGAGACACGTTTAGCTGAAGAAAAAGCGAAGCGTAAGGCAGAAGAAGAGGCAGCACAAGAAACCAAGGGTACGGTGGAAAGTGATGCCGAGGTTAAGCGTAAGGCTGAAGAGAAAGCTAAACGCGCCGCCGCTGATGAACAGGCTAAGAAAGAAGCTGAGTCGCTACAACGTCGCCGGGAAGAGGAAGCCAAGCGTAAAGCCGAAGAAGATAGTCAGCGTCAGCTAGAAGAGGCACGCAAGATGGCAGAACAAAACGAAAAAAACTGGTCAAAACCTGATCAGGCAACAGCGAACATGGAAAAATCTGATTACCACGTTACGACGTCTACTCACGCTCGCGCAGCGGAAGATGAAGCAGACCGTAAAGAAGAAGGTGGTCGTCGTAAGAAGAAGAAGCCAGCAGCAAAAGCTGATGACCGTAATAAAGGTCGCGGTGGTCGTAACCAACGCGGTGGTCGTGGCGGTCGTGGTAAACCACAAGTTAACGCTCCAACATCAATGCAGCAAGGCTTTGATAAGTCTGCAACTGTTGCCAAATCTGACGTTATTATCGGTGAAACAATTGTAGTTTCTGAACTGGCGAACAAAATGTCAGTTAAAGCGACCGAAATCATCAAAGCGATGATGAAAATGGGCGCTATGGTAACGATTAACCAAGTTATCGACCAAGAAACTGCACAACTTGTTGCTGAAGAAATGGGTCACAAGGTTATTCTTCGTAAAGAGAATGAACTTGAAGAAGCGCTAATGTCTGATCGTGAAGAGACGGCTGAAGCAGTTTCTCGTGCTCCTGTTGTTACTATCATGGGTCACGTTGACCACGGTAAAACATCAACACTGGATTACATCCGCAAAGCACACGTAGCATCAGGCGAAGCCGGTGGTATTACACAGCACATTGGTGCATACCACGTAGAAACTGGCAACGGTATGATCACTTTCCTTGATACTCCTGGACACGCCGCGTTTACCGCAATGCGTGCTCGTGGTGCTCAAGCGACAGATATCGTTGTACTTGTTGTTGCTGCGGATGATGGCGTAATGCCACAAACAGTCGAAGCGATTCAGCATGCTAAAGCAGCTGGCGTTCCTCTGATTGTTGCCGTGAACAAGATCGATAAAGAAGATGCTAACCCAGACAACGTGAAAAACGAGCTGGCACAGTACGATGTTATCCCTGAAGAGTGGGGTGGTGAGAACATGTTTGTTCACATCTCTGCGAAACAAGGTACAAACATTGACGGTCTTCTAGAAGCTATCTTGCTTCAGTCTGAAATTCTTGAACTGACTGCAGTTGAAGAAGGTATGGCGAGCGGTGTTGTTGTTGAATCACGTCTAGATAAAGGCCGTGGTCCAGTTGCAACTGTACTTGTTCAATCTGGTACTTTACGTCGTGGCGATATCGTTCTTTGTGGTCTTGAACATGGCCGTGTTCGTGCAATGCGCGATGAGAACGGTCAAGACATCGATACTGCGGGTCCTTCTATTCCTGTAGAGATCCTTGGTCTTTCAGGTGTTCCAGCATCAGGTGACGAAGCGACTGTAGTACGTGATGAGCGTAAAGCACGTGAAGTTGCACTTTACCGTCAAGGTAAATTCCGTGATGTTAAACTAGCGCGTCAACAAAAAGCGAAACTAGAGAACATGTTCTCTAACATGACTGCTGGTGATGTTGCTGAATTGAACGTAGTACTGAAAGCTGACGTACAAGGTTCTATCGAAGCAATCGCTGATTCACTGATGAAACTGTCTACAGACGAAGTTAAAGTGAACGTTGTTGGTTCTGGTGTTGGTGGTATCACAGAAACTGATGCAGTACTTGCAGCAGCATCTAACGCTATCATTCTTGGTTTCAACGTACGTGCTGATGTTCCTGCACGCCGTATGATCGAGAACGAAAACCTAGACCTACGTTACTACTCAATCATTTACCAATTGATTGACGAAGTTAAAGCAGCGATGGGCGGTATGCTTGCTCCTGAATTCCGTCAGGAAATCATCGGTCTTGCTGAAGTTCGTGACGTATTCAAGTCTCCTAAGATTGGCGCAATCGCTGGTTGTATGGTTACTGAAGGTACGATCAAGCGTAACAACCCTATCCGTGTTCTACGTGATAACGTAGTAATCTACGAAGGTGAGCTTGAGTCACTACGTCGCTTCAAAGATGACGTTGCTGAAGTTAAGAATGGCTACGAATGTGGTATCGGCGTTAAGAACTACAATGATGTTCGCGTTGGTGACCAGATCGAAGTATTCGAAATTGTTGAAATTCAACGTACTCTTGATTAA
- the nusA gene encoding transcription termination factor NusA, translating to MNKEILAVVEAVSNEKAVPRERIFEALEIALATATKKKHEAEIEVRVEIDRKTGEFVTYRRWKAVSEVTQPTLEITIEAAQYDDESIQLDDYVEDEIESVTFDRITTQTAKQVIVQKVREAERAQIVEQFVDNEGELITGVVKKVNRDAVIVDLGNNAEAVIQREDQLPRENFRSGDRVRALLYAVRPEARGFQLFMTRSKSEMLSELFRIEVPEIAEEVIELMGAARDPGSRAKIAVKTNDKRIDPVGACVGMRGARVQAVSSELAGERIDIVLWDENPAQYVINAMAPAEVSSIIVDEDNHTMDIAVEQDNLAQAIGRSGQNVRLASQLTGWELNVMTVADLQKKHQEEAQESIEAFTKHLDIDADFATVLVEEGFTTLEEIAYVPVSELMDVDGLDEDTVEALRARAKEALTTLALAQEESLDGVEPAEDLLGLESLEREMAFKLAAKGVVTLEDLADQGTDDLLDIEGLDEVKAGELIMAARNICWFSDEV from the coding sequence ATGAACAAAGAAATCTTGGCTGTCGTAGAAGCGGTATCCAACGAAAAAGCTGTTCCTCGTGAGCGTATCTTTGAAGCGCTTGAAATCGCATTGGCGACAGCAACAAAGAAAAAACATGAAGCTGAAATCGAAGTACGTGTAGAAATTGACCGTAAAACGGGTGAGTTCGTAACGTACCGTCGTTGGAAAGCAGTTAGCGAAGTGACTCAGCCTACGCTTGAGATCACGATTGAAGCTGCACAGTACGATGATGAAAGCATTCAGCTAGATGATTACGTTGAAGACGAAATTGAGTCTGTAACGTTTGACCGTATTACGACCCAAACTGCGAAGCAAGTTATCGTACAAAAAGTACGTGAAGCTGAGCGCGCACAAATCGTTGAGCAATTCGTAGATAACGAAGGCGAACTGATCACTGGTGTCGTGAAAAAAGTTAACCGCGATGCAGTTATCGTTGACTTGGGTAATAACGCAGAAGCGGTTATCCAACGTGAAGATCAACTTCCGCGTGAAAACTTCCGTTCTGGTGACCGTGTTCGTGCATTATTGTACGCAGTACGTCCAGAAGCGCGCGGTTTCCAACTGTTCATGACGCGTTCTAAGTCTGAAATGCTGTCTGAACTGTTCCGTATTGAAGTGCCAGAAATTGCTGAAGAAGTAATTGAACTAATGGGCGCAGCACGCGATCCTGGTTCTCGTGCAAAAATCGCAGTGAAAACTAACGACAAGCGTATTGACCCAGTTGGTGCGTGTGTTGGTATGCGTGGCGCACGTGTTCAAGCTGTTTCTAGCGAATTGGCGGGTGAGCGTATCGATATCGTATTGTGGGATGAGAATCCAGCACAATATGTGATCAATGCAATGGCACCAGCTGAGGTTAGCTCTATCATCGTTGATGAAGACAACCACACAATGGATATTGCGGTTGAGCAAGATAATCTCGCTCAAGCGATTGGTCGTAGCGGTCAAAACGTACGTCTAGCATCTCAACTAACTGGTTGGGAACTGAACGTAATGACTGTTGCAGATCTACAGAAGAAACACCAAGAAGAAGCACAAGAGTCAATTGAAGCTTTCACTAAGCACCTTGATATCGATGCTGACTTTGCAACTGTTCTTGTTGAAGAAGGTTTCACAACACTAGAAGAGATCGCTTACGTACCAGTAAGTGAGCTAATGGATGTTGATGGCCTAGACGAAGACACAGTTGAAGCTCTACGCGCTCGTGCGAAAGAAGCACTTACAACGCTTGCTCTTGCGCAAGAAGAGTCTTTAGATGGTGTAGAACCAGCAGAAGACCTTTTAGGCCTTGAAAGCCTTGAACGTGAAATGGCATTCAAACTAGCTGCTAAAGGTGTTGTGACACTGGAAGACCTAGCTGACCAAGGTACAGACGATTTGCTTGATATCGAAGGTCTGGACGAAGTTAAAGCGGGTGAGCTGATCATGGCTGCTCGTAATATCTGCTGGTTCAGCGACGAAGTTTAA
- the rimP gene encoding ribosome maturation factor RimP — translation MTALEMQLTELLEAPVVALGYELVGLEFIRAGEHSTLRVFIDHENGIFVEDCAEVSRQISAVMDVEDPVTVAYNLEVSSPGMERPLFKVAHYQQFIGHEVSLVLKMAMGNRRKWKGDIISVEGELITLKVDGNDETFALSNISKANLVPKF, via the coding sequence TTGACAGCTTTAGAGATGCAATTAACCGAATTGCTTGAAGCACCTGTTGTTGCTTTAGGTTATGAACTTGTTGGCTTGGAATTTATTCGAGCAGGCGAGCATTCTACATTACGTGTTTTCATTGACCATGAAAACGGCATATTTGTAGAGGACTGTGCGGAAGTTAGCCGTCAGATCAGCGCAGTAATGGACGTAGAAGATCCAGTGACTGTCGCTTACAACTTAGAAGTGTCCTCCCCTGGGATGGAAAGACCGCTTTTTAAAGTTGCACACTACCAACAATTTATTGGCCACGAGGTCAGCCTGGTATTGAAGATGGCGATGGGCAACCGTCGTAAGTGGAAAGGTGACATCATTTCTGTTGAAGGTGAGTTAATCACTCTGAAAGTAGACGGTAATGACGAAACGTTTGCACTAAGCAATATTTCCAAGGCCAACCTGGTTCCAAAATTCTAA